One stretch of Acidobacteriota bacterium DNA includes these proteins:
- a CDS encoding ABC transporter ATP-binding protein codes for MRTVNSAIECHGLRKRFDTVVAVDGLDLDVREGECFGLLGPNGAGKTTTIEMLEGLTRPDEGSIRILGLDWNGDATRIRQKIGVSLQETKLNEKLTVAETLRLFRSFYPEGRDPDALIDELSLNEKRDARVGKLSGGQRQRLAVAVALSGDPSILFLDEPTTGLDPQSRLQLWEQVNRFRVEGRTVLLTTHYMDEAERLCDRVAIVDHGRVIALGTPAELISSLEGSKVIEIETQPLLSDDVLAAIDGVASVVHRGNARALNCDALADTVPRVLRTIEENGAKLVNLSTHNATLEDLFVSLTGRELRED; via the coding sequence ATGCGCACCGTGAATTCGGCAATTGAATGTCACGGACTCCGAAAACGCTTCGACACCGTCGTGGCGGTCGACGGGCTCGATCTCGATGTTCGTGAAGGTGAATGCTTCGGGCTGCTCGGACCAAACGGAGCTGGCAAGACGACGACCATTGAAATGCTCGAGGGGCTCACCCGCCCCGACGAAGGCTCGATCCGGATCCTCGGGCTCGACTGGAACGGCGACGCCACCAGGATCCGTCAGAAGATCGGCGTATCGCTCCAGGAGACCAAACTCAACGAGAAGCTGACCGTCGCCGAAACGCTAAGGCTTTTCCGATCCTTCTATCCGGAGGGCCGCGATCCCGACGCGCTGATCGACGAGCTCTCGCTGAACGAGAAGCGCGACGCGAGAGTGGGGAAGCTGTCGGGCGGGCAGCGTCAGCGACTCGCCGTAGCCGTCGCCCTCTCGGGAGATCCATCGATCCTCTTCCTCGACGAGCCGACCACCGGTCTCGATCCGCAGAGCCGTCTCCAGCTTTGGGAGCAGGTGAACCGGTTCCGCGTCGAGGGACGAACGGTGCTCCTCACCACCCACTACATGGACGAAGCCGAAAGGCTCTGCGACCGCGTTGCCATCGTCGACCACGGCCGCGTGATCGCGCTGGGGACGCCCGCCGAGCTGATCTCCTCTCTGGAAGGTTCGAAGGTCATCGAGATCGAGACCCAGCCATTGCTGTCCGACGACGTTCTGGCAGCGATCGACGGTGTCGCAAGCGTCGTTCACCGCGGAAATGCCAGGGCGCTCAACTGCGATGCCCTCGCCGATACCGTTCCCCGGGTTCTCCGCACGATCGAGGAGAACGGGGCGAAGCTCGTCAATCTCTCCACACACAACGCGACGCTGGAGGACCTTTTTGTATCGCTCACCGGACGCGAGCTGCGGGAAGATTGA
- a CDS encoding serine/threonine-protein kinase, translating to MSLERGRRLGPYEIVSSIGAGGMGEVYEARDTRLGRTVAIKILPEGLAAHADRRARFEREARAVSQLSHPHVCTLHDIGEEQGLHFLVMEHCQGETLAERLRRGAMDLPEVLRVGAQIAEALHAAHRQGIVHRDLKPGNIMITGAGAKLLDFGLARVAAGDGGTESSMGSMATLARDPDQPLTAEGTILGTYPYMAPEQIEGAQTDGRSDIFALGAVLYEMATGKRAFEGKSAASVMAAVLREHPDPISKVQPISPPALDHVVSRCLAKDPEERWQSARDLAAELRWISEAGSGAGVAAPVARRRRSRERQAWWAAGLLGLLLLITVAAWLWSHEAIERPVVRIPIDIPQDANVSGPAISPDGTTVAYSLWREGKGQLYLHPLSQLEPAPVLGATNARRPFFSPDGRWIGYFADRELRKIPVSGGSPITLCAIDSFTGGSWGDDGTIVFSKSAPSGLWEVSESGGDPVELTHPRVGAKEDRVDAHFRPALLPDGRGILFTSWAPGTRVETTVAMLVPGSEGTRRVIAGADPSYDPAGYLLYRDAERDVLNAVAFDLDSLEVRGEPRVIARDVGNGATSNGRTLVYQTLRETPQRLVRVSRDGAREVLPLTQQEYEPLAISPDGRRVAVVIEETTSEIWVIDLERGSFTRLTNYPGFDNAPIWSPDGEGIIFSSDRDGPPNLYRVRAGGGAVERITNAFAVQKAEAFTPDGRHLIISYRDLAAEKDGAPTNYDIGMIDLETSEMTPLIASPSEERGASLSPDGRWLAYGSDETGRFEIYVRPLGDAGRKTRVSLQGMDTRGLWAPDGGTIYYAKGGKMVAVPVSTEPELRLGEPVELFDVPELVSFDVGPDGRFLISERTGSRHRGIVAVLNWAQELVAQGR from the coding sequence GTGTCGTTAGAGCGGGGCCGTCGCCTCGGACCGTACGAGATCGTCTCCTCGATCGGGGCCGGAGGAATGGGCGAGGTGTACGAGGCGCGTGACACGCGTCTGGGACGGACCGTCGCCATCAAGATCCTACCCGAGGGACTCGCCGCGCACGCGGACCGCCGCGCGCGCTTCGAGCGCGAGGCGCGTGCCGTATCGCAGCTGTCGCACCCGCACGTCTGCACGCTCCACGATATCGGCGAAGAGCAAGGCCTCCACTTCCTCGTGATGGAGCATTGCCAGGGAGAGACGCTGGCGGAGCGGCTGCGACGTGGCGCGATGGATCTCCCCGAGGTGCTTCGAGTGGGCGCCCAGATCGCCGAGGCTCTTCACGCAGCCCATCGGCAGGGGATCGTGCACCGCGATCTGAAACCGGGCAACATCATGATCACGGGCGCCGGCGCGAAGCTCCTCGACTTCGGCCTCGCGCGGGTGGCGGCGGGAGATGGCGGCACCGAGTCGAGCATGGGATCGATGGCGACATTGGCGCGTGACCCGGACCAGCCGCTGACCGCCGAGGGGACGATTCTGGGGACGTATCCGTACATGGCGCCCGAGCAGATCGAGGGGGCCCAGACCGACGGGCGCTCGGACATTTTCGCCCTCGGTGCGGTCCTCTACGAAATGGCTACGGGAAAGCGGGCCTTCGAGGGGAAGAGTGCGGCGAGCGTGATGGCAGCGGTGCTCAGAGAGCATCCCGACCCGATCTCGAAGGTGCAGCCGATCTCGCCCCCTGCGCTCGATCACGTCGTCTCGCGCTGTCTGGCGAAGGATCCCGAAGAGCGGTGGCAGAGTGCGCGGGACCTCGCGGCCGAATTGCGATGGATCTCCGAAGCCGGATCGGGCGCGGGCGTGGCAGCGCCAGTGGCACGGCGACGAAGAAGTCGCGAGCGTCAGGCGTGGTGGGCGGCAGGACTACTGGGGCTGTTGCTGCTGATTACGGTTGCCGCGTGGCTGTGGAGCCATGAGGCGATCGAGCGGCCGGTGGTGCGGATTCCGATCGACATTCCGCAGGATGCGAACGTATCTGGTCCGGCGATCTCTCCGGACGGGACGACCGTTGCCTATTCGCTTTGGCGCGAAGGAAAGGGGCAGCTGTACCTGCATCCCCTCTCACAGCTCGAGCCGGCGCCGGTACTCGGTGCCACGAATGCCAGACGCCCCTTCTTCTCACCCGATGGTCGCTGGATCGGGTACTTCGCCGACCGGGAACTGCGCAAGATCCCGGTCTCGGGTGGCTCGCCCATCACTCTGTGCGCGATCGACTCCTTCACAGGAGGTTCATGGGGAGACGACGGAACGATCGTCTTCAGCAAGAGCGCTCCCTCAGGGCTCTGGGAAGTTTCCGAGTCGGGAGGAGATCCCGTCGAGCTGACGCACCCGAGAGTCGGGGCCAAAGAAGATCGCGTCGACGCCCACTTCAGACCCGCGTTGTTGCCGGATGGTCGAGGCATTCTGTTCACGTCGTGGGCGCCAGGTACGAGAGTGGAGACGACAGTCGCGATGCTGGTCCCCGGATCGGAGGGAACTCGCAGAGTGATTGCGGGCGCGGACCCATCGTACGATCCCGCCGGTTACCTCCTGTACAGGGACGCCGAGAGGGATGTGCTGAACGCGGTGGCGTTCGATCTCGATTCGCTGGAGGTGCGAGGGGAGCCGCGGGTGATTGCACGCGACGTGGGCAACGGCGCGACCTCGAACGGGAGAACTCTCGTCTATCAGACCCTCAGAGAGACGCCGCAGCGCCTCGTGAGAGTGAGCCGCGACGGGGCACGCGAGGTCCTGCCTCTGACCCAACAGGAGTACGAGCCGCTGGCGATCTCCCCGGACGGCAGGCGGGTGGCGGTGGTAATCGAGGAAACGACGAGCGAGATATGGGTGATCGATCTGGAACGCGGGAGTTTCACGCGACTGACGAACTACCCGGGATTTGACAATGCCCCGATCTGGTCGCCCGATGGTGAGGGGATCATCTTCTCCTCGGACAGAGACGGTCCTCCGAACCTTTACCGGGTTCGCGCCGGCGGTGGCGCGGTGGAGCGAATCACGAACGCATTCGCAGTGCAGAAGGCCGAAGCGTTCACGCCGGACGGAAGGCACCTGATCATCTCGTACCGTGATCTGGCCGCGGAGAAGGATGGCGCTCCCACGAACTACGACATCGGCATGATCGATCTCGAAACCAGCGAGATGACTCCGCTCATCGCTTCCCCCTCTGAGGAAAGGGGAGCCTCTCTTTCTCCCGATGGTCGCTGGCTCGCCTACGGATCCGACGAGACGGGCCGGTTTGAGATCTATGTGAGGCCGCTGGGTGATGCCGGGAGAAAGACTCGCGTCAGCCTGCAGGGGATGGACACGCGTGGCCTCTGGGCTCCCGACGGCGGGACGATCTACTACGCGAAGGGCGGGAAAATGGTGGCGGTGCCAGTCTCCACGGAGCCGGAGCTGAGGCTGGGCGAGCCGGTCGAGCTGTTCGACGTCCCGGAGCTCGTCAGCTTCGACGTCGGCCCCGACGGGCGGTTCCTGATCAGCGAACGGACCGGCTCTCGCCACCGCGGCATCGTGGCAGTGCTGAACTGGGCGCAGGAGCTCGTGGCGCAGGGTCGCTGA